A single region of the Streptomyces virginiae genome encodes:
- the hypE gene encoding hydrogenase expression/formation protein HypE: MSDTALDITGWTCPAPLRDRPRVVMGHGGGGALSAELVQHLFAPAFGGDVLAQLGDSAAVSLGGVRLAFSTDSYVVRPLFFPGGCIGDLAVNGTVNDLAMSGARAAYLSCGFILEEGVEMSVVARVAEAMGAAARAAGVEVATGDTKVVEAGRGDGIYLNTAGIGIIPDGVDLRPQRVVPGDVVIVSGEIGLHGVAIMSVREGLEFGVDIRSDCADLGGLVRSMLAVTPDLHVLRDPTRGGLAASLNEIAAASGTGVVIQEGRVPVPAAVANACAILGLDPLYVANEGKLVAFVPREHADAVLDAMRAHPLGRHATVIGEAVDAHPGLVVARTALGGTRVVDLPIGEQLPRIC; encoded by the coding sequence TTGTCTGACACCGCACTCGACATCACCGGCTGGACCTGTCCGGCCCCGCTGCGCGACCGCCCCCGTGTGGTGATGGGCCACGGCGGCGGCGGCGCGCTCTCCGCCGAGCTGGTCCAGCACCTGTTCGCCCCCGCCTTCGGCGGCGACGTCCTCGCCCAGCTCGGGGACTCCGCGGCCGTCTCCCTGGGCGGGGTCCGGCTGGCCTTCTCCACCGACTCGTACGTGGTGCGGCCGCTGTTCTTCCCCGGCGGCTGCATCGGCGACCTCGCGGTCAACGGCACCGTCAACGACCTCGCCATGAGCGGCGCCCGAGCGGCGTACCTGTCCTGCGGGTTCATCCTGGAGGAGGGCGTCGAGATGTCGGTGGTGGCGCGCGTGGCCGAGGCCATGGGCGCGGCCGCGCGGGCCGCGGGCGTGGAGGTGGCCACCGGCGACACCAAGGTCGTGGAGGCGGGGCGCGGGGACGGCATCTACCTCAACACGGCGGGCATCGGGATCATTCCCGACGGGGTGGACCTGCGCCCGCAGCGCGTCGTCCCCGGTGACGTCGTCATCGTCAGCGGCGAGATCGGCCTCCACGGCGTGGCGATCATGAGCGTTCGTGAGGGTCTGGAATTCGGCGTGGACATCCGCAGCGACTGCGCGGATCTGGGCGGCCTCGTGCGGAGCATGCTCGCGGTCACCCCCGACCTGCACGTCCTGCGCGACCCGACCCGGGGCGGGCTGGCGGCCTCCCTCAACGAGATCGCGGCCGCCTCGGGCACCGGCGTCGTGATCCAGGAAGGCCGTGTCCCGGTCCCGGCGGCCGTCGCGAACGCCTGCGCGATCCTCGGACTCGACCCGCTCTACGTGGCCAACGAGGGCAAGCTGGTCGCCTTCGTGCCCCGCGAGCACGCCGACGCCGTCCTCGATGCCATGCGCGCCCATCCGCTGGGCCGGCACGCGACGGTGATCGGCGAGGCCGTCGACGCGCACCCGGGCCTGGTCGTGGCCCGCACCGCCCTCGGCGGCACCCGCGTGGTCGACCTGCCGATCGGGGAGCAGTTGCCGCGCATCTGCTGA
- a CDS encoding DUF3325 family protein, which yields MPASHDTRTTGPKAPAGPRPRRRAYRRAGAWLAVALGVWAAVAGATLPNGLVLAAGLVVAALAVNRLGAEPRTHRRAKPMAPP from the coding sequence ATGCCGGCATCCCACGACACGAGGACCACCGGTCCGAAAGCCCCGGCCGGGCCCCGGCCCCGCCGGCGCGCGTACCGCCGGGCCGGCGCCTGGCTGGCCGTGGCCCTGGGGGTCTGGGCCGCGGTGGCCGGGGCCACCCTGCCCAACGGGCTCGTCCTGGCGGCCGGCCTGGTCGTGGCCGCCCTGGCGGTGAACCGGCTGGGCGCGGAGCCCCGTACGCACCGTCGGGCGAAGCCGATGGCCCCGCCCTGA
- a CDS encoding cation:proton antiporter, whose protein sequence is MHSAVFLIEFGAIILGLGLLGRLAGRFRFSPIPLYLLAGLAFGTGGLLPMGASEEFVAIGAEIGVILLLLMLGLEYTATDLVSNLKTQYPAGLVDFTLNAVPGAIAALLMGWGPVAAVVLAGVTWISSSGVIAKVMGDLGRLGNRETPVVLSVLVLEDLAMAVYLPIVTALLAGVGLAAGSLTLAIALGVAGAVLFVAVRYGRVISRFVSSDDPEKLLLVVLGLTLLVAGIAQQLQVSAAVGAFLVGIALSGEVAEGTHTLLSPLRDLFAAVFFVFFGLHTDPASIPPVLLPALALALVTACTKIATGYWAAKRAGVGVKGRWRAGGTLVARGEFSIVIAGLAVTAGIEPALGPLATAYVLILVVIGPLTARYTEPLAAWFRQRRAVRAPLLPAVPSPAKSPESAPEPAPDQDPAGRP, encoded by the coding sequence GTGCATTCCGCCGTCTTCCTGATCGAGTTCGGTGCCATCATCCTGGGCCTGGGTCTGCTGGGCAGGCTCGCCGGCCGCTTCCGTTTCTCCCCGATACCCCTGTACCTGCTGGCGGGTCTCGCCTTCGGCACGGGTGGACTGCTGCCCATGGGCGCGAGCGAGGAGTTCGTGGCCATCGGCGCCGAGATCGGCGTCATCCTGCTGCTGCTGATGCTGGGTCTGGAGTACACGGCCACCGACCTGGTCTCCAACCTCAAGACCCAGTACCCGGCCGGGCTGGTCGACTTCACCCTCAACGCCGTACCGGGCGCGATCGCCGCGCTGCTGATGGGCTGGGGGCCGGTGGCCGCCGTGGTCCTGGCGGGGGTCACCTGGATCTCCTCCTCGGGCGTCATCGCCAAGGTGATGGGTGACCTCGGGCGGCTCGGCAACCGCGAGACCCCGGTCGTCCTCAGCGTCCTGGTCCTGGAAGACCTGGCCATGGCCGTCTACCTGCCCATCGTCACCGCGCTGCTGGCCGGGGTCGGCCTCGCGGCCGGCAGCCTGACCCTGGCGATCGCCCTCGGGGTGGCGGGCGCGGTGCTGTTCGTCGCCGTCCGCTACGGCCGGGTCATCTCCCGCTTCGTCTCCAGCGACGACCCGGAGAAGCTGCTCCTCGTGGTCCTCGGCCTGACCCTGCTGGTGGCGGGCATCGCCCAGCAGTTGCAGGTCTCCGCAGCGGTCGGCGCGTTCCTGGTCGGCATCGCCCTGTCCGGTGAGGTGGCCGAGGGGACGCACACGCTGCTCAGCCCGCTCCGGGACCTGTTCGCCGCCGTGTTCTTCGTCTTCTTCGGCCTGCACACCGACCCGGCGAGCATTCCGCCCGTCCTGCTGCCGGCGCTCGCGCTGGCCCTGGTCACCGCGTGCACGAAGATCGCCACCGGGTACTGGGCCGCGAAACGCGCCGGGGTCGGGGTCAAGGGCCGTTGGCGGGCCGGGGGCACGCTCGTCGCGCGCGGCGAGTTCTCGATCGTCATCGCCGGTCTCGCCGTCACCGCCGGCATCGAACCGGCTCTCGGGCCGCTGGCCACCGCCTACGTGCTCATCCTCGTGGTGATCGGGCCGCTCACCGCCCGCTACACCGAGCCCTTGGCCGCGTGGTTCAGGCAGCGGCGTGCCGTACGCGCCCCGCTGCTCCCCGCCGTGCCCTCCCCCGCCAAGTCCCCGGAGAGCGCCCCGGAGCCGGCTCCCGACCAGGATCCGGCCGGGCGACCGTAG
- a CDS encoding TrkA C-terminal domain-containing protein, translating to MSTTPLPGIGVQYDLTTREHRHLSVIAHRDGTRTVNIYRADDPDACAQSLHLTGAETASLIDALMPAHHSPNVLHTTDLGLVAERIELSAHSHWNGRLLGETRMRTETGVSIVAVLRRAEARPSPAPDFRLAGGDTLIVIGTREGVDAAASILGRE from the coding sequence ATGAGCACCACGCCACTGCCCGGCATCGGGGTCCAGTACGACCTCACCACCCGCGAGCACCGCCACCTGTCGGTGATCGCCCACCGCGACGGGACCCGTACGGTGAACATCTACCGCGCGGACGATCCCGACGCGTGCGCCCAGTCGCTGCACCTGACCGGGGCGGAGACCGCCTCGCTGATCGACGCGCTGATGCCCGCCCACCACAGCCCCAACGTGCTGCACACCACCGACCTCGGGCTGGTCGCCGAGCGCATCGAGCTGTCGGCGCACTCGCACTGGAACGGCCGGCTGCTGGGCGAGACCCGGATGCGGACGGAGACCGGCGTCTCGATCGTGGCGGTGCTGCGGCGGGCCGAGGCCCGGCCCTCCCCCGCGCCCGACTTCCGCCTCGCGGGCGGGGACACGCTCATCGTGATCGGCACCCGCGAGGGCGTCGACGCGGCCGCCTCCATACTCGGACGGGAGTGA
- a CDS encoding HAMP domain-containing sensor histidine kinase, producing MSLYWRIFLLNAAVLVTAVLLLLGPVTVSTPVLFGEAVVLLAGLAAMLVANAALLRIGLAPLGRLTRAMSAVDLLRPGGRAQVEGPAEVAELTTSFNAMLGRLEAERAGSSARALSAQEAERRRIAQELHDEVGQTLTAVLLQLKHAADRAPAPLREELRQVQETTRTSLDEIRRIARRLRPGVLEELGLHSAVRALTAEFTSGSLTVRHVIGPQVPPLDEAAELVVYRVAQEALTNAARHAGASEVEVHLSGRPDGAVRLLVRDNGRGIGAVGEGAGIQGMRERALLIGADLAIGSGPRGGTDVRLDVPAVTTAAAASTEDNP from the coding sequence GTGTCGCTGTACTGGCGGATCTTCCTGCTCAACGCGGCCGTCCTCGTCACCGCCGTCCTGCTGCTGCTCGGCCCGGTCACCGTCTCCACCCCGGTCCTCTTCGGCGAGGCCGTGGTGCTGCTCGCCGGGCTGGCCGCCATGCTCGTCGCCAACGCCGCCCTGCTCCGGATCGGCCTGGCACCGCTCGGCCGGCTGACCCGCGCGATGAGCGCCGTCGACCTGCTGCGCCCCGGCGGCCGGGCACAGGTGGAGGGCCCCGCCGAAGTGGCCGAGCTGACCACCTCCTTCAACGCCATGCTGGGCCGCCTGGAGGCCGAACGGGCCGGCAGCAGCGCCCGCGCCCTCTCCGCCCAGGAAGCCGAACGACGGCGCATCGCCCAGGAACTGCACGACGAGGTCGGCCAGACCCTCACCGCGGTCCTGCTCCAGCTCAAGCACGCCGCCGACCGCGCCCCGGCCCCCTTGCGGGAGGAACTCCGCCAGGTGCAGGAGACGACCCGCACCAGCCTGGACGAGATCCGCCGCATCGCCCGCAGGCTGCGCCCGGGAGTCCTGGAGGAGCTCGGGCTGCACAGTGCCGTACGCGCGCTGACGGCCGAGTTCACCAGCGGCTCGCTGACCGTGCGGCACGTCATCGGCCCCCAGGTGCCCCCGCTCGACGAGGCGGCCGAACTCGTCGTCTACCGCGTCGCCCAGGAGGCCCTGACCAATGCCGCCCGGCACGCGGGCGCGAGCGAGGTCGAGGTGCACCTGTCGGGGCGACCCGACGGGGCGGTCCGGCTCCTGGTCCGCGACAACGGCCGGGGCATCGGCGCCGTCGGCGAGGGCGCGGGGATCCAGGGCATGCGGGAACGGGCCCTGCTGATCGGCGCCGACCTCGCCATCGGGAGCGGCCCGCGGGGCGGCACCGACGTACGGCTGGACGTACCGGCCGTCACCACGGCCGCCGCCGCGAGCACGGAGGACAACCCTTGA
- a CDS encoding response regulator: MTDSERPPTRVLLADDHALVRRGVRLILDAEPDLTVVAEAGDGAEAVALARTGEVDLAVLDVAMPRMTGLQAARELSRLRPELRILILTMYDNEQYFFEALKAGAAGYVPKSVADRDLVEACRAAIRDEPFIYPGAETTLIRNYLDRARQGDPLPARAITEREEEILKLVAEGHSSKEIGDLLVISAKTVERHRANLLQKLGMRDRLELTRYAIRVGLIEP; the protein is encoded by the coding sequence TTGACCGATTCCGAGCGTCCGCCGACCCGCGTCCTGCTCGCCGACGACCACGCCCTCGTACGGCGCGGGGTCCGGCTCATCCTCGACGCCGAGCCGGACCTGACGGTGGTCGCCGAGGCCGGGGACGGAGCGGAGGCCGTCGCCCTGGCCCGTACCGGGGAGGTGGACCTCGCCGTCCTCGACGTGGCGATGCCCCGGATGACCGGACTGCAGGCCGCCCGGGAACTCTCCCGGCTGCGGCCGGAGCTGCGCATCCTCATCCTGACCATGTACGACAACGAGCAGTACTTCTTCGAGGCGCTCAAGGCCGGGGCCGCGGGCTACGTCCCCAAGTCGGTCGCCGACCGCGACCTGGTCGAGGCGTGCCGGGCGGCGATCCGGGACGAGCCGTTCATCTATCCCGGGGCCGAGACCACCCTCATCCGCAACTACCTCGACCGGGCCCGCCAGGGCGACCCGCTGCCCGCCCGGGCCATCACCGAGCGCGAGGAGGAGATCCTCAAGCTCGTCGCGGAGGGCCACTCCTCGAAGGAGATCGGCGACCTCCTGGTCATCAGCGCCAAGACGGTGGAGCGTCACCGGGCCAACCTGCTCCAGAAGCTGGGGATGCGCGACCGGCTGGAGCTGACCCGGTACGCGATCCGGGTCGGGCTCATCGAGCCGTAG
- a CDS encoding peptidoglycan DD-metalloendopeptidase family protein gives MLRYPNSRLWPVVLMCLAGLVWAGTPTPAAASASAPTAASVAAKPPFQLPFPCGTTWQLNTWGHDPALDMVVEGNTGSDALPVLASAAGTVSATYWTNGSGNTLQINHGNGWFTAYYHLKDDPATYVKKGDPVQPSTRIGRIGTTGASQWSHLHYEQRYLASGDFTDETHRVPAHFDGIEYTGTAKEWPSVTSRNCAGTPPPAWQDCPPGHVCFYSGADGTGTVCRSAVDEPRSTCGLRRSFFNNGTAQPGYDHVQVYFREGGSACLHRGWDEGRGNLPAGGRTIDRFQWRGEC, from the coding sequence GTGCTGCGGTATCCGAACAGCAGGCTGTGGCCGGTGGTGCTGATGTGCTTGGCGGGACTGGTGTGGGCAGGTACGCCTACGCCGGCCGCGGCCTCCGCCTCCGCTCCCACCGCCGCCTCCGTGGCGGCGAAGCCGCCGTTCCAGCTGCCGTTCCCGTGCGGGACCACCTGGCAGCTCAACACCTGGGGCCACGACCCCGCGCTCGACATGGTGGTGGAGGGCAACACCGGCTCCGACGCCCTGCCCGTCCTGGCGTCCGCCGCCGGCACGGTGTCCGCCACGTACTGGACGAACGGCTCGGGCAACACCCTCCAGATCAACCACGGCAACGGCTGGTTCACGGCCTACTACCACCTGAAGGACGACCCGGCGACCTACGTCAAGAAGGGCGACCCCGTCCAGCCGTCCACACGGATCGGCCGGATCGGGACCACGGGCGCCTCCCAGTGGTCCCACCTGCACTACGAGCAGCGCTACCTCGCCTCCGGCGACTTCACCGACGAGACCCACCGCGTCCCCGCCCACTTCGACGGGATCGAGTACACGGGAACCGCGAAGGAGTGGCCGAGCGTCACCAGCCGCAACTGCGCCGGCACCCCGCCCCCGGCCTGGCAGGACTGCCCGCCCGGCCACGTCTGCTTCTACTCGGGGGCCGACGGCACCGGCACCGTCTGCCGGTCCGCCGTCGACGAGCCCCGGAGCACCTGCGGGCTGCGCCGCTCCTTCTTCAACAACGGCACAGCGCAGCCGGGTTACGACCACGTCCAGGTGTACTTCCGGGAGGGCGGCAGCGCCTGCCTGCACCGCGGCTGGGACGAGGGACGCGGGAACCTCCCCGCCGGGGGCCGGACGATCGACCGTTTCCAGTGGCGCGGGGAGTGCTGA
- a CDS encoding FHA domain-containing protein, producing MNSIIVVPGPTMSPTAQIRLAPGQTLRFGREPGPHSHPHPYGASAGGGGPHTLRVPHAGVSRSAGEIGATATYWSLSNFSRSATYVVENPEGAGEHIKVGPGRLDAPVPFEFARLVLPAGSELLTLDVWAPRHDYADRDAPGEPDGEPTVVPFPLDRSSRYFLVLTALCEPRLRGAPHAPLPTVEQVVERLKPSWPTANRAAVQWNIDYLAVKLRLKPGPDTVDPGPRLVGKKETLVSLALRFDLVREQDLAALPAAPTGTAR from the coding sequence GTGAACAGCATCATCGTGGTTCCGGGGCCCACCATGTCCCCGACCGCACAGATCCGCCTGGCACCGGGGCAGACCCTCCGGTTCGGCCGTGAGCCCGGCCCTCACTCCCACCCTCATCCGTACGGCGCCTCCGCGGGCGGGGGCGGTCCGCACACCCTGCGGGTCCCGCACGCCGGCGTCTCGCGCTCGGCGGGGGAGATCGGCGCCACCGCCACGTACTGGTCGCTCAGCAACTTCTCCCGCTCGGCGACGTACGTGGTCGAGAACCCGGAGGGCGCCGGCGAGCACATCAAGGTGGGCCCCGGCCGGCTGGACGCACCGGTCCCCTTCGAATTCGCCCGGCTCGTCCTGCCCGCCGGCTCCGAACTGCTCACCCTGGACGTCTGGGCGCCGCGCCACGACTACGCCGACCGGGACGCCCCCGGCGAGCCCGACGGGGAACCGACCGTCGTCCCCTTCCCGCTCGACCGCTCCAGCCGGTACTTCCTGGTCCTCACCGCCCTCTGCGAGCCGAGGTTGCGCGGCGCACCGCACGCACCCCTGCCCACCGTCGAGCAGGTGGTCGAACGGCTGAAACCGTCCTGGCCCACGGCCAACCGCGCCGCCGTGCAATGGAACATCGACTACCTCGCGGTCAAACTGCGCCTCAAGCCCGGCCCCGACACCGTGGATCCGGGACCACGGCTGGTCGGCAAGAAGGAGACCCTGGTCTCGCTGGCCCTGCGCTTCGACCTCGTCCGCGAGCAGGACCTGGCGGCGCTACCGGCCGCCCCGACCGGTACCGCCCGCTGA
- a CDS encoding serine/threonine-protein kinase, translating to MTGRAGHPGALTVPAGYRVGPWVVGHLLGAGAFGSVYAALRAEPEPGLPGRAALKVLPTGTRTPRQLRHLRELAERETEVLRRVRTPRLIRLYEVLTVDDPGRPELDGATVLVLEEAAGSLDSLLADGVPRTGPALLAQICEGLDQLHGAGWVHGDLKPGNVLLMADGTARLGDFNMAAELEGTHAYSPAFATPDYTPPDLLWSEVGERGTKIRPSADVWAFGVLAHVVLTGALPLPGGTPAARRDAALRYARGEEELRLSPELPEHWRDIVRDCLARRHEDRAAHTAASLLRRVEVAAAERVPAASSPAPPAPPVPPPVPPAPRRRGRALIAAGTAALAGLGALWASGLFHLGDTTGASGYDRCWRGAVCFFSQEDGRGEMCSWVDGGADWIEGPAPCPWTARTAPRSVFNNGFDLTEGASKVDVVYFGRAAQQELLGCVKVGTRTDLSGAVRPRSHAWVPNC from the coding sequence CTGACCGGGAGAGCCGGGCACCCCGGCGCACTCACCGTCCCGGCCGGCTACCGGGTCGGCCCCTGGGTGGTCGGGCACCTGCTGGGGGCCGGCGCATTCGGCAGCGTGTACGCCGCCCTGCGCGCCGAACCCGAGCCGGGGCTGCCCGGCCGGGCCGCCCTCAAGGTCCTGCCGACCGGTACCCGCACCCCCCGCCAGTTACGGCACCTGCGCGAACTCGCCGAGCGCGAGACCGAAGTACTGCGCCGGGTGCGCACACCCCGGCTGATCCGGCTGTACGAGGTGCTCACGGTCGACGACCCCGGCCGGCCCGAACTCGACGGCGCCACCGTCCTCGTCCTGGAGGAGGCGGCGGGCTCCCTGGACTCCCTGCTGGCCGACGGAGTGCCGCGGACCGGACCGGCCCTGCTCGCCCAGATCTGCGAGGGGCTCGACCAACTGCACGGGGCCGGCTGGGTGCACGGCGACCTCAAGCCCGGCAACGTACTGCTGATGGCCGACGGCACGGCACGGCTGGGCGACTTCAACATGGCCGCCGAGCTGGAAGGCACCCACGCCTACTCCCCGGCCTTCGCCACGCCCGACTACACCCCGCCCGACCTGCTCTGGTCGGAAGTCGGCGAACGCGGTACGAAGATCCGCCCGTCCGCCGACGTCTGGGCCTTCGGGGTCCTCGCCCACGTCGTCCTGACCGGGGCGCTGCCGCTGCCCGGCGGCACCCCCGCCGCCCGCCGGGACGCCGCGCTGCGCTACGCCCGGGGCGAGGAGGAGCTGCGCCTGTCCCCGGAACTGCCGGAGCACTGGCGGGACATCGTCCGCGACTGCCTGGCCCGAAGACACGAGGACCGGGCCGCGCACACCGCCGCGTCGCTGCTCCGGAGGGTGGAGGTGGCGGCGGCCGAGCGGGTGCCCGCAGCCTCCTCGCCCGCCCCACCGGCCCCACCGGTTCCCCCACCGGTTCCCCCAGCACCCCGACGGCGGGGCCGCGCGCTGATCGCGGCCGGCACGGCGGCGCTCGCCGGCCTGGGCGCCCTCTGGGCCTCGGGCCTGTTCCACCTCGGGGACACCACCGGGGCATCGGGGTACGACCGGTGCTGGCGCGGAGCGGTCTGCTTCTTCTCGCAGGAGGACGGCCGCGGCGAGATGTGCTCCTGGGTCGACGGCGGCGCCGACTGGATCGAGGGCCCGGCCCCCTGCCCGTGGACGGCCCGCACCGCGCCCCGTTCCGTCTTCAACAACGGGTTCGACCTCACCGAGGGGGCGTCGAAGGTCGACGTCGTCTACTTCGGCCGGGCGGCCCAGCAGGAGCTGCTGGGCTGCGTGAAGGTGGGGACGAGGACCGACCTGAGCGGCGCTGTCCGGCCGCGCTCCCACGCCTGGGTCCCGAACTGCTGA
- a CDS encoding TerD family protein: MTTVSAALDVSCLPDYAHNWALVDVETSGLIARRDRVLSIAVLTFGPDGAPTGDFTTLVNPGCDPGPVHIHGLTAERLQGSPTFDQVAERIGALLQDRVLVAHNAQFDYDFLAHEFARAGLHLPVARRLCTLALNRRVEPPTADLSLASLAAHYGVPQTRAHDALDDTRVLAGIFRASLAEAVRLDLQLPLVSCPPRQDPRFAPKLPKTPCAYRNPGPLKPGNPLVQGMKIAVTGETEIARIELVARSVASGLNVMTSVSRHTSVLVANDANALSAKARRAVAEGVTVLDENAFLALLADVRPGTPHEKHAPQAPVAAQPPAATAAAATVPRQTEPRQAEPRPAPKPFGRRRVLVLGGTHEEAAASRARVVEMGGAAAINLSASVTDIVLLPGGESDRRMARVTSLGLPVHDPAWLGTPAPEPVDSPLGAGASTTEVLPRGGVLDLPALPTAGRWHLGASWARQTDCEIDVVAFVLDEDEQVSCDEDFVFYGAPESPDGAVRLLCDGPTEQSITIDLATLPPAARRIAIAAAIDGTATFGDVGAVQISLTPGNDAQATAQAALDGTTSERTLLLAEIYRRGAQWRFRAVGQGYDHGLEALVRGYGIEVA, from the coding sequence ATGACTACCGTATCCGCGGCGCTCGACGTCTCCTGTCTGCCCGACTACGCGCACAACTGGGCCCTGGTGGATGTCGAGACGTCCGGACTGATCGCACGGCGCGACCGGGTCCTCTCGATCGCGGTGCTGACCTTCGGGCCGGACGGCGCGCCGACCGGGGACTTCACCACCCTGGTGAACCCGGGCTGCGATCCGGGCCCCGTGCACATCCACGGACTCACCGCGGAACGGCTGCAGGGATCTCCCACCTTCGACCAGGTCGCGGAGCGGATCGGCGCGCTCCTTCAGGACCGGGTGCTGGTGGCCCACAACGCGCAGTTCGACTACGACTTCCTGGCCCACGAGTTCGCCCGCGCCGGGCTCCACCTGCCCGTCGCCCGGCGCCTGTGCACCCTGGCCCTGAACCGACGGGTGGAGCCGCCCACCGCCGACCTCAGCCTGGCCTCCTTGGCCGCCCACTACGGCGTACCTCAGACCAGGGCCCATGACGCGCTCGACGACACCCGTGTCCTCGCGGGGATCTTCCGTGCCTCGCTCGCCGAGGCGGTACGGCTGGACCTGCAGCTCCCCCTGGTGTCCTGCCCGCCTCGGCAGGATCCGCGGTTCGCACCGAAGCTGCCGAAGACCCCGTGCGCCTACCGGAACCCGGGTCCGCTGAAGCCCGGCAATCCGCTCGTCCAGGGGATGAAGATCGCCGTGACGGGTGAGACGGAGATCGCCCGGATCGAACTCGTCGCCCGGTCGGTCGCGAGCGGCCTGAACGTGATGACGTCGGTCAGCCGTCACACCAGCGTCCTCGTCGCCAACGACGCGAACGCGCTCTCCGCGAAGGCCCGACGGGCGGTGGCCGAGGGGGTCACCGTCCTCGACGAGAACGCGTTCCTCGCGCTGCTGGCGGACGTACGTCCCGGAACGCCCCACGAGAAGCACGCGCCGCAGGCCCCCGTCGCCGCGCAGCCTCCTGCCGCGACTGCGGCAGCGGCCACGGTGCCCCGGCAGACCGAGCCCAGGCAGGCCGAGCCCCGGCCCGCCCCGAAGCCGTTCGGGCGGCGCCGGGTCCTGGTGCTGGGCGGCACCCACGAGGAGGCGGCCGCCTCCCGGGCCCGTGTCGTGGAGATGGGCGGGGCCGCCGCGATCAACCTGTCGGCGAGCGTCACCGACATCGTGCTCCTGCCCGGCGGTGAGAGCGATCGCCGCATGGCTCGCGTCACCTCCCTGGGACTGCCGGTCCACGACCCCGCGTGGCTCGGAACGCCGGCCCCCGAGCCGGTGGACTCCCCCCTCGGAGCCGGCGCGTCGACGACCGAGGTCCTCCCCCGCGGCGGAGTCCTCGATCTCCCGGCCCTGCCCACCGCCGGCCGCTGGCACCTCGGTGCCTCCTGGGCACGGCAAACGGACTGCGAGATCGACGTGGTCGCCTTCGTCCTCGACGAGGACGAACAGGTCTCCTGTGACGAGGACTTCGTCTTCTACGGCGCGCCCGAAAGCCCGGACGGAGCCGTTCGGCTCCTGTGCGACGGCCCGACCGAGCAGAGCATCACCATCGATCTCGCCACGCTTCCCCCTGCCGCCCGCAGGATCGCGATCGCCGCCGCCATCGACGGTACGGCCACGTTCGGAGACGTCGGGGCCGTCCAGATCAGCCTCACGCCTGGCAACGACGCGCAGGCCACGGCGCAGGCCGCCCTCGACGGCACCACCAGCGAACGGACCCTCCTGCTCGCCGAGATCTACCGTCGGGGCGCGCAGTGGCGCTTCCGCGCCGTCGGGCAGGGCTACGACCACGGTCTCGAGGCACTCGTGCGCGGGTACGGGATCGAGGTCGCGTAG